Proteins co-encoded in one Nicotiana sylvestris chromosome 7, ASM39365v2, whole genome shotgun sequence genomic window:
- the LOC104213077 gene encoding 65-kDa microtubule-associated protein 1, protein MAEADAQAPVLDETTCGSLLQKLQQIWDEVGETDDERDNMLLQIDQECLDVYKRKVDQAVKSRAHLLQALADAKLELSRLLSSLGEKTYVGIPEKTSGTIKEQLAAIAPALEKLWEQKDDRIKEFFDVQSQIQKISSEIAGTCEQVESLTVDESDLSLKKLDEFQAQLQELQKEKSERLHKVLELVSTVHDLCAVLGMDFFSTVTEVHPSLNDSTGVQSKSISNDTLSSLAKTVLVLKEDKKQRLHKLQELATQLIDLWNLMDTPEEERSLFDHVTCNISASVDEVAIPGALALDLIEQAEVEVERLDQLKASKMKEIAFKRQAELEDIYARAHVEIDTEAAREKIMALIDSGNVDPAELLADMDNQIVNAKEEAHSRKEILDKVEKWMAACEEESWLEDYNRDDNRYNASRGAHLNLKRAEKARILVNKIPALVDSLVAKTRAWEQERDTTFTYDGVPLLAMLDEYMMLRHDREEEKRRLRDQKKFHEQISKEETVFGSTPSPARPLGPKKVTGPRSNGSANGPTSRRLSLNSHQNGSRSTNKDGKRDTRPIAPLNYVAMTKDDAASHISGSEHSPSTP, encoded by the exons ATGGCAGAAGCAGATGCTCAAGCTCCTGTTCTTGACGAAACAACTTGCGGTTCCCTACTACAAAAGCTGCAg CAAATTTGGGATGAGGTCGGTGAAACTGATGATGAGCGAGACAATATGCTTCTTCAGATAGACCAAGAGTGCCTGGATGTTTACAAGAGAAAGGTTGACCAGGCTGTGAAGTCACGGGCTCACCTTCTTCAGGCATTGGcagatgccaaacttgaactcTCCAGGCTGCTATCATCCCTGGGAGAGAAGACATATGTTGGAATT CCTGAGAAGACTTCAGGTACAATCAAGGAACAACTTGCAGCTATAGCACCAGCACTGGAAAAACTGTGGGAGCAGAAAGATGACAGGATAAAAGAGTTTTTTGATGTGCAATCACAAATTCAGAAGATAAGCAGTGAGATTGCAGGAACTTGCGAGCAAGTTGAGAGTCTTACAGTGGACGAATCTGATTTATCTCTTAAAAAGTTGGATGAGTTTCAGGCACAACTTCAAGAGCTCCAAAAAGAGAAG AGTGAGAGATTACACAAGGTCCTTGAACTTGTGAGTACCGTGCATGATCTCTGTGCTGTTCTTGGCATGGACTTCTTCAGTACTGTCACAGAAGTTCACCCAAGCCTGAATGATTCAACTGGTGTACAGTCAAAAAGTATTAGCAATGATACTCTGTCAAGTCTGGCTAAAACTGTCTTAGTATTAAAGGAGGATAAGAAGCAGCGATTGCATAAG CTTCAAGAATTAGCAACTCAGCTAATCGATTTATGGAATTTGATGGATACCCCAGAAGAAGAAAGGAGCTTGTTTGACCATGTTACCTGCAACATATCAGCTTCAGTAGATGAAGTGGCCATTCCAGGGGCTCTTGCTCTTGATCTGATTGAACAG GCTGAAGTAGAAGTTGAAAGGCTTGATCAACTAAAAGCTAGCAAGATGAAGGAGATTGCTTTCAAAAGGCAGGCTGAACTGGAAGACATTTATGCTCGTGCCCACGTAGAGATTGATACTGAGGCTGCTCGAGAAAAAATTATGGCACTGATCGATTCTGGGAATGTTGATCCTGCAGAGTTACTAGCTGACATGGACAATCAGATTGTTAATGCAAAAGAAGAGGCTCATAGCAGGAAAGAAATATTGGATAAAGTTGAGAAATGGATGGCAGCTTGTGAAGAAGAGAGCTGGCTTGAAGACTACAACAGG GACGACAACCGATATAATGCAAGCAGAGGAGCACACTTAAATTTGAAGAGGGCTGAAAAGGCTCGGATATTGGTCAATAAAATTCCAG CTCTTGTGGACTCCTTGGTTGCAAAAACCAGAGCATGGGAGCAAGAGCGGGACACCACATTCACTTATGATGGCGTTCCACTACTTGCCATGCTAGATGAGTATATGATGCTCAGGCACGAcagagaagaagagaaaagaaggTTGAGG GACCAGAAGAAGTTCCATGAGCAGATAAGCAAAGAAGAAACAGTATTTGGATCAACGCCAAGCCCTGCTCGACCACTTGGTCCGAAGAAGGTAACAGGCCCGCGATCAAATGGCAGTGCCAATGGGCCGACAAGCAGAAGGTTGTCACTTAATTCCCACCAAAACGGTTCCAGGTCAACTAATAAAGATGGGAAGAGAGACACCAGACCAATTGCTCCCCTGAACTATGTCGCCATGACAAAGGATGATGCAGCCTCTCACATTTCTGGAAGTGAGCATAGCCCTAGTACACCTTAG